In Desulfobacteraceae bacterium, the following are encoded in one genomic region:
- a CDS encoding Lrp/AsnC family transcriptional regulator: MTRAIDKIDSKIICLLQKDGRMANTEIAKRVGITEATVRNRINRLIEDDIIQIVAVSDPFKLGFEIAGNIKITIRFEKADHVISELKKIDALWYIALMTGVSDLDVEFRAKSMKDLRILIYDKINKIDGVVRTDTAFHLEFIKNRLDWGTALEDGD; the protein is encoded by the coding sequence ATGACACGCGCCATCGATAAAATCGACTCCAAAATCATCTGCCTGCTGCAAAAGGACGGCCGCATGGCCAACACCGAGATCGCCAAGCGGGTGGGCATCACCGAGGCCACCGTCAGAAACCGCATCAACCGCCTGATCGAAGACGACATCATCCAGATCGTGGCGGTTAGCGACCCGTTCAAGCTGGGGTTCGAAATCGCCGGCAACATCAAGATCACCATCCGCTTTGAAAAGGCCGATCACGTCATCAGCGAACTCAAAAAGATCGACGCCCTCTGGTATATTGCCCTGATGACCGGGGTTTCGGACCTGGATGTGGAGTTCCGCGCCAAGTCGATGAAGGATCTCAGAATCCTAATCTACGACAAGATCAACAAGATCGACGGGGTGGTCCGCACCGATACGGCCTTTCACCTGGAGTTCATCAAAAACCGCCTGGACTGGGGGACGGCCCTGGAGGACGGCGACTGA
- a CDS encoding putrescine aminotransferase, whose protein sequence is MARDTRYALQEAQRMVALITTPHENVCREDCQRVARETHENFANHINKGFLEYRKSVTEANDFAVTEWVCEGSVLRDVLGREYIDILGGFGIYSPGIRHPKIVAAVKAQLDRSPQYSQEMLDPLRAHLAKVLAFLTPGDIQYGFFANSGTEAVEGAMKLAKLYTGKNGFIAMLKGFHGKTLGALSLMGKSVFRAPLLPLLEGVRHVPFGDADAVERQLAAAKAVGDKIAAVVAEPIQGEAGAIVPPDDFWPRLRQICDHYEVLLIADEVQTGLGRTGKIFGVDHWDVAPDIMCLGKALGGGVVPMSAFLSTPKIWSCLEPNPFMHTTTTGGNPLACSAALAHIEVMLEEDLPGQAAEKGAYVLDKLRELQTRYPHILHEVRGKGLLIGMEFPTDQTGYQVASGLFSRKVITAGTLTNAKNIRIEPALNIPYKTLDEVLNRLEDTFRSIS, encoded by the coding sequence ATGGCACGCGACACCCGCTACGCCCTGCAGGAAGCCCAGCGCATGGTCGCGCTCATCACCACGCCCCACGAAAACGTCTGCCGGGAGGACTGTCAGCGGGTTGCCCGGGAGACCCACGAAAACTTCGCCAACCACATCAACAAGGGCTTTCTTGAATACCGCAAATCGGTGACCGAGGCCAACGATTTCGCCGTGACCGAATGGGTCTGCGAGGGCTCGGTCCTGCGGGACGTTCTGGGGCGCGAGTACATCGACATCCTGGGCGGCTTCGGCATCTATTCACCGGGCATCCGGCACCCCAAGATCGTGGCGGCCGTCAAGGCCCAGCTGGACCGCAGCCCCCAGTACAGCCAGGAGATGCTGGACCCCTTGCGCGCCCACCTCGCCAAGGTGCTGGCCTTTCTGACCCCCGGCGACATCCAGTACGGCTTTTTCGCCAACAGCGGGACCGAGGCGGTGGAGGGGGCCATGAAGCTGGCCAAGCTCTACACCGGCAAAAACGGTTTCATCGCCATGCTCAAGGGCTTTCACGGCAAAACCCTGGGCGCCCTCTCACTGATGGGCAAGTCGGTTTTTCGCGCGCCCCTGCTGCCGCTCCTGGAAGGGGTTCGGCACGTGCCCTTCGGCGATGCCGATGCCGTCGAGCGCCAGTTGGCGGCCGCCAAAGCGGTGGGAGACAAGATTGCCGCCGTCGTTGCCGAACCGATTCAAGGGGAGGCCGGGGCGATCGTGCCGCCCGACGATTTCTGGCCCCGCCTGCGGCAGATTTGCGACCACTACGAGGTGCTGCTGATCGCCGACGAGGTCCAGACCGGCCTCGGGCGCACGGGCAAGATTTTCGGTGTGGACCACTGGGATGTCGCGCCGGACATCATGTGCCTCGGCAAAGCCCTGGGCGGTGGGGTGGTGCCCATGTCGGCGTTTCTCTCGACCCCCAAGATCTGGTCCTGCTTGGAGCCCAACCCGTTCATGCACACCACCACCACCGGCGGCAACCCGCTGGCCTGCTCGGCGGCCCTGGCTCATATCGAAGTCATGCTGGAGGAGGACCTGCCGGGTCAGGCGGCCGAAAAGGGCGCCTATGTGCTGGACAAGCTTCGGGAGCTGCAGACCCGCTACCCCCACATCCTGCATGAGGTGCGCGGCAAGGGGCTTTTGATCGGAATGGAGTTTCCCACCGACCAAACCGGCTACCAGGTGGCCTCCGGGCTTTTCAGCCGCAAGGTGATCACCGCCGGGACCCTCACCAACGCCAAGAACATCCGGATCGAGCCGGCGCTGAACATACCCTATAAAACCTTGGACGAGGTTTTAAACCGGCTGGAGGACACCTTCCGGAGCATTTCCTGA
- a CDS encoding aldehyde ferredoxin oxidoreductase, with protein sequence MKVIRVDMTTQTITEEAPPAKYAGLGGRGLTSTLIDAEVPAACDPLGPENKLIFAPGYLSGTTLINTSRFSVGAKSPLTGGIKESNVGGTVAADLARLGITAVVVEGQAPAGALYLLKIDAAANAQLIDAAAYKGMRTYGLVKELKAAQGEKNSVTGIGPAGECQMAIASIQTTDFDGRPCRAAGRGGLGAVMGAKGLKALVVDQGGKNPDPLADPEAFKASAKAYAQAVKADEFSGEILPELGTAVLVGPINEAGALPTRNATQGQFEGAEKISGETLAQTIKARGGKTTHKGCANCIINCSNEYVDKDGGYVTSSLEYETIWSMGAMIGNDDLDAIARLDFLCDDIGLDTISTGVAVAVAMDAGHKPFGDGAAAIAMVEEIGQGTEFGKVLGAGPAAVGKHFNHHRVPVMKNQSMAAYDPRALQGMAVTYATSPMGGDHTAGWVVDKNLEAFGGTLDRFSAEGQVEASRDTQIHMAAVDTMGLCDFAQSGLAAEGGFDHFMRMISAKLGRPFDSADWQALGRRVLKAERDFNRRAGFTNQDDRLPRMFYEEPLPPHNKVVVVSDAQMDATFDF encoded by the coding sequence ATGAAGGTTATTCGAGTTGACATGACCACCCAGACGATCACCGAGGAGGCGCCGCCGGCCAAGTACGCCGGTCTGGGAGGCCGTGGATTGACCTCCACCCTGATAGACGCCGAGGTGCCGGCCGCCTGCGATCCCCTGGGGCCGGAGAACAAGCTGATTTTCGCCCCCGGCTACCTCAGCGGGACCACGCTGATCAACACCAGCCGCTTTTCGGTGGGCGCCAAGAGTCCGCTCACCGGCGGCATCAAGGAAAGCAACGTCGGCGGCACCGTGGCCGCCGATCTGGCCCGATTGGGGATCACGGCGGTGGTCGTCGAAGGCCAGGCGCCGGCTGGGGCGCTGTATCTGCTCAAGATCGATGCGGCCGCAAACGCGCAGCTGATCGACGCCGCCGCCTACAAGGGGATGCGCACCTACGGACTGGTCAAGGAGCTCAAGGCGGCCCAGGGTGAAAAAAACAGCGTGACCGGGATCGGGCCCGCCGGCGAATGCCAGATGGCCATCGCCTCCATCCAAACCACCGATTTTGACGGCCGGCCCTGTCGCGCCGCCGGCCGCGGCGGGCTGGGGGCGGTCATGGGCGCCAAGGGGCTCAAGGCCCTGGTGGTGGACCAGGGCGGCAAAAACCCGGATCCCCTGGCGGACCCCGAGGCCTTCAAGGCCTCCGCCAAGGCCTATGCCCAGGCGGTCAAGGCCGACGAGTTCAGCGGCGAGATCCTGCCGGAGCTGGGAACCGCCGTCCTGGTGGGCCCCATCAACGAGGCCGGCGCGCTGCCCACCCGCAACGCCACCCAGGGGCAGTTCGAGGGCGCGGAGAAGATCAGCGGTGAAACCCTGGCCCAAACCATCAAGGCCCGTGGCGGCAAAACCACCCACAAGGGCTGCGCCAACTGCATCATCAACTGTTCCAACGAATATGTGGACAAGGACGGCGGCTACGTGACCTCCTCGCTGGAGTACGAAACCATCTGGTCCATGGGAGCCATGATCGGCAATGACGATCTGGACGCCATCGCCCGCCTGGATTTTCTCTGCGACGACATCGGGCTGGACACCATCAGCACCGGGGTGGCCGTGGCGGTGGCGATGGATGCGGGCCACAAACCCTTCGGCGACGGCGCCGCCGCCATCGCCATGGTGGAGGAGATCGGCCAGGGGACGGAATTCGGCAAGGTCCTCGGCGCCGGCCCGGCGGCGGTGGGCAAGCACTTCAATCACCACCGCGTGCCGGTGATGAAAAACCAGAGCATGGCGGCCTACGACCCGCGCGCCCTGCAGGGCATGGCGGTGACCTACGCCACCAGCCCGATGGGCGGCGACCACACCGCCGGCTGGGTGGTGGACAAGAACCTGGAGGCCTTCGGCGGCACCCTGGACCGCTTTTCGGCCGAAGGCCAGGTGGAGGCCTCGCGCGACACCCAGATCCACATGGCCGCGGTGGACACCATGGGGCTCTGTGATTTCGCCCAGTCGGGCCTGGCCGCCGAGGGCGGCTTCGACCACTTCATGCGGATGATCAGCGCCAAGCTGGGGCGGCCGTTCGATTCGGCCGACTGGCAGGCTCTCGGCCGGCGGGTGCTCAAGGCCGAGCGCGACTTCAACCGGCGGGCCGGCTTCACCAACCAGGACGATCGCCTGCCGCGGATGTTCTACGAGGAGCCACTGCCGCCCCACAACAAGGTCGTGGTGGTCTCCGACGCGCAGATGGACGCGACCTTCGATTTTTGA
- a CDS encoding MoaD/ThiS family protein yields MVVQVTLYGTLRKRFAGYDAANGLSVQLQPGAGVADLIARLGLAEVRLGFISVDGRIVHGDVPLHDGDRVRIFQPIFGG; encoded by the coding sequence ATGGTCGTCCAGGTCACGCTTTACGGGACGCTGCGCAAGCGCTTTGCGGGCTACGATGCGGCAAACGGCCTCAGCGTCCAGCTCCAGCCGGGGGCCGGGGTGGCCGACCTGATTGCCCGGCTGGGGCTTGCCGAGGTCCGGCTGGGCTTTATTTCCGTCGACGGCCGGATCGTCCATGGCGACGTGCCGCTGCATGACGGGGACCGGGTGCGCATTTTTCAGCCGATTTTCGGCGGCTGA
- a CDS encoding Glu/Leu/Phe/Val dehydrogenase: protein MSEALNPFKIAQQQLDAAAERLGLDAATHELLRWPMQELKVTLPVRMDDGSTRIFHGFRVAHNTARGPAKGGLRWHPDETIDTVRALATWMTWKTAVVDLPLGGGKGGVVCNPKALSAAEKERLARAYVRAVARALGSTRDVPAPDVYTTPQIMAWMLDEYETISGEKQPGVITGKPLPLGGSAGREDATGRGGVYVLREAAKALSINLAGATLAIQGLGNVGRHAALLAESILGLKIVAAADETGGVYNARGLNARQLVDYVALHGGVAGYPEGDFLTNEELFAVEATVLVPAALESVITEKNADRLRCRLCLELANGPSTPEADRILEEKGINVIPDFLANAGGVTVSYFEQVQNAYNFFWTLKDVHNRLDDQMTQAFNGVFEMHRREKVNLRQAAYLVSVARVAEACKLRGWV, encoded by the coding sequence ATGAGCGAGGCATTGAATCCGTTTAAGATCGCCCAGCAGCAGCTGGACGCCGCCGCCGAGCGGCTGGGTTTGGATGCGGCCACCCATGAGTTGCTGCGCTGGCCGATGCAGGAGCTCAAGGTGACCCTGCCGGTCCGGATGGACGACGGCAGCACGCGAATTTTTCACGGCTTCCGGGTGGCCCACAACACGGCCCGCGGGCCGGCCAAGGGGGGCTTGCGCTGGCACCCGGACGAGACCATCGACACGGTGCGCGCCCTGGCGACCTGGATGACCTGGAAAACCGCGGTGGTGGACCTGCCCCTGGGCGGGGGCAAGGGCGGGGTGGTGTGCAACCCCAAGGCCTTGTCTGCGGCCGAAAAAGAGCGCCTGGCGCGGGCCTATGTGCGGGCCGTGGCCCGTGCGCTGGGCAGCACCCGGGATGTCCCGGCCCCCGACGTCTACACTACCCCCCAGATCATGGCCTGGATGCTGGACGAGTATGAAACGATCAGCGGGGAGAAGCAGCCCGGTGTGATCACTGGCAAACCGCTGCCCCTGGGGGGCTCGGCCGGCCGGGAGGACGCCACCGGTCGGGGCGGGGTCTATGTGCTGCGGGAAGCCGCCAAGGCGCTTTCGATCAACCTGGCGGGGGCCACCCTGGCGATCCAGGGGCTGGGCAACGTGGGCCGGCATGCGGCCCTTTTGGCGGAATCGATCCTGGGGCTGAAGATCGTGGCCGCGGCCGATGAAACCGGCGGGGTATACAACGCCAGAGGTCTCAACGCCCGGCAGCTGGTGGATTACGTCGCCCTCCACGGGGGGGTGGCCGGCTATCCGGAGGGCGATTTTCTGACCAACGAAGAGCTTTTCGCCGTTGAGGCCACCGTCTTGGTGCCCGCGGCCCTGGAGAGCGTGATCACCGAGAAAAATGCCGACCGGCTGAGATGCCGGCTCTGCCTGGAGCTGGCCAACGGCCCGAGCACCCCGGAGGCCGATCGGATCCTGGAGGAGAAGGGTATCAATGTCATCCCCGATTTTCTGGCCAACGCCGGCGGGGTCACGGTGTCCTATTTCGAGCAGGTCCAAAACGCCTACAATTTTTTCTGGACCCTCAAGGACGTCCACAACCGTTTGGACGACCAGATGACCCAGGCCTTCAACGGGGTCTTCGAGATGCACCGCCGGGAGAAGGTCAATCTGCGCCAGGCCGCCTATCTCGTGTCGGTGGCGCGGGTGGCCGAGGCGTGCAAACTGCGCGGTTGGGTTTGA
- a CDS encoding PEP/pyruvate-binding domain-containing protein encodes MHIDMLHVFRLLRKMMRYPDLVETMREIFLKALKTKGVGLPEDLPRTARTQLAAQACEVSAANIRDYADLLVYTAFAKAFNDQEVEDYINLARKQDRFQNLNKVVNMEGTTSRKIKKALKEFCEIPMGDLYISPSEAEGVRVALINHFISNQLPFIGIAKNHITIRDIEELADRIIWNRRRPGKIGGKSAGMFLAYKILVPKLTHGDPEIEKYVRIPESYYINTGNFSDFIDSNELYQFHAQKYKSREELEEGCQQVAALFRNAQFSPDVVADFRELLAKIGPHPLILRSSSLLEDNFGYAFSGKYDSVFITNQGDIETRLQEFIWGLKQVHMSTYGPAPIVYRRDNNLLDFDEKMSVLVQKVVGRRFGDYFYPFAAGVAFSYGAYSWTPRIRKKDGMIRLVHGLATQAVDRVGGGYPRMVHLSHPQLRPEVEAAQIIKYSQKLVDVLNLETGRLESIPFQRLARESGHPDLYFAVSLNQEGHMAAPLFKGQPIPPEQACLTFDNLLGKTDFCPLMRKVLRTLQEAYGRPVDVEFVWDDGLLYIVQCRSLALHKEVGAVALPQDLDPQQVLFTNEQVMYSGVATRIAYVVYVDPKAYDRLASTQEKLAIGRVVSRLNRLLQDTRFALLGPGRWGSNDINLGVRVGYGDINHTRVLGEVAFAGNGSTPEVSYGTHFFNDLVEAGILSVAIFPDQGTTIFNESFLQRAPNRLKTLAPELAQYEGVVHVIHVPEATGGCLLNVYQDDTGQRGVGCFQPASD; translated from the coding sequence GTGCACATCGACATGCTGCATGTCTTTCGCCTGCTGCGCAAAATGATGCGCTATCCCGACCTGGTGGAAACCATGCGGGAAATTTTTTTAAAGGCCCTCAAGACCAAGGGGGTCGGCCTCCCCGAGGACCTGCCCCGGACGGCCCGCACCCAGCTCGCCGCCCAGGCCTGCGAGGTCTCCGCGGCCAATATCCGGGACTACGCCGACCTGCTTGTCTACACGGCCTTTGCCAAAGCCTTCAACGATCAAGAGGTCGAGGACTACATCAACCTGGCGCGCAAGCAGGACCGGTTTCAGAACCTCAACAAAGTCGTCAACATGGAGGGCACCACCTCCCGCAAAATCAAGAAGGCCCTCAAGGAGTTCTGTGAAATCCCCATGGGCGACCTCTACATCTCGCCCAGCGAAGCCGAGGGCGTGCGGGTCGCATTGATCAACCATTTCATCTCCAACCAACTGCCCTTTATCGGCATCGCCAAAAACCACATCACCATCCGCGACATCGAGGAGCTGGCCGATCGCATCATCTGGAACCGCCGGCGGCCGGGGAAGATCGGCGGCAAGTCGGCGGGGATGTTTCTGGCCTACAAGATCCTCGTTCCCAAGCTCACCCATGGCGACCCGGAAATCGAAAAGTACGTCCGCATTCCCGAGAGCTACTACATCAACACCGGCAATTTCAGCGACTTCATCGATTCCAACGAACTCTATCAGTTCCACGCCCAGAAATACAAATCCCGCGAGGAACTCGAAGAAGGCTGCCAGCAGGTGGCGGCGCTTTTCCGAAACGCCCAGTTCTCGCCGGACGTGGTTGCGGATTTTCGCGAACTGCTGGCGAAGATCGGCCCCCACCCCCTGATCCTGCGCTCCTCCAGCCTGCTGGAGGACAACTTCGGCTACGCCTTCTCCGGCAAGTACGACTCGGTCTTCATCACCAACCAGGGCGATATCGAGACCCGCCTGCAGGAATTCATCTGGGGTCTCAAGCAGGTCCACATGAGCACCTACGGGCCGGCGCCGATCGTCTACCGCCGGGACAACAACCTGCTGGACTTCGATGAGAAGATGAGCGTTCTGGTGCAGAAGGTGGTGGGGCGGCGCTTCGGCGACTATTTCTACCCCTTTGCCGCCGGGGTGGCCTTCTCCTACGGGGCCTACAGCTGGACGCCGCGGATTCGCAAGAAGGACGGGATGATCCGGCTGGTGCACGGGTTGGCCACCCAGGCGGTGGACCGGGTGGGCGGCGGCTACCCCCGCATGGTGCATCTCAGCCACCCGCAGCTGCGGCCCGAGGTGGAGGCGGCTCAGATCATCAAGTACTCCCAGAAACTGGTGGACGTTCTCAACCTCGAAACCGGACGGCTGGAATCGATCCCCTTCCAGCGGCTGGCCCGCGAGTCCGGCCACCCGGACCTTTATTTCGCCGTTTCCCTGAACCAGGAGGGGCACATGGCGGCCCCGCTGTTCAAAGGCCAGCCGATTCCCCCGGAACAGGCCTGCCTGACTTTCGACAACCTCCTGGGAAAAACCGACTTTTGCCCCCTGATGCGCAAGGTCCTGCGGACGCTTCAGGAGGCCTACGGCCGGCCGGTGGACGTCGAGTTTGTCTGGGACGACGGGCTGCTTTACATCGTCCAGTGCCGCTCGCTGGCGCTGCACAAGGAAGTGGGGGCGGTGGCGCTGCCCCAGGACCTGGACCCGCAACAGGTGCTCTTCACCAACGAGCAGGTCATGTACAGCGGGGTGGCGACCCGTATCGCCTACGTCGTCTACGTAGACCCCAAGGCCTACGACCGCCTGGCCAGCACCCAGGAAAAACTCGCCATCGGGCGCGTGGTCAGCCGTCTCAACCGGCTGCTTCAGGACACCCGCTTCGCGCTTTTGGGGCCGGGCCGCTGGGGCAGCAACGACATCAACCTCGGGGTGCGGGTGGGCTACGGCGACATCAACCACACCCGTGTCCTGGGGGAGGTCGCCTTCGCGGGCAACGGAAGCACCCCGGAGGTGTCCTATGGGACGCACTTTTTCAACGATCTGGTGGAGGCCGGCATTCTCTCGGTGGCCATTTTCCCGGACCAGGGCACAACGATTTTCAATGAATCGTTCCTGCAGCGGGCACCCAACCGGCTCAAAACCCTGGCCCCGGAACTGGCCCAGTACGAGGGGGTGGTGCACGTGATCCATGTGCCCGAGGCCACCGGGGGCTGCCTTTTAAACGTCTATCAGGACGATACCGGGCAAAGGGGGGTGGGCTGCTTTCAGCCCGCCTCCGATTAG